From Micromonospora rhizosphaerae, the proteins below share one genomic window:
- a CDS encoding DUF4326 domain-containing protein gives MQATTVVNLKGHRDDPAYADVIYVGRAMYRGGWRLPGSPLSSPYRPGPDGTRAEVLEKYRAYLLGRPDLLALLPELRGRRLGCWCVPERCHAEVIAELADSLPTSSLP, from the coding sequence ATGCAGGCAACCACGGTCGTGAACCTGAAGGGCCACCGCGACGACCCGGCGTACGCCGACGTGATCTATGTCGGGCGCGCCATGTATCGCGGCGGCTGGCGTCTCCCGGGCTCCCCCTTGTCCAGCCCGTACCGCCCCGGCCCCGACGGCACCCGTGCGGAGGTCCTCGAGAAGTACCGCGCGTACCTGCTCGGCCGCCCCGACCTCCTCGCCCTCCTCCCCGAACTGCGCGGGCGCAGGCTCGGTTGCTGGTGTGTGCCGGAGCGCTGTCACGCCGAGGTGATCGCGGAACTCGCCGACTCGCTGCCGACGTCGAGCCTCCCGTAG
- a CDS encoding CaiB/BaiF CoA transferase family protein: MPGALDGVLVADFSRVLAGPYATMLLADLGADVVKVERPGAGDDTRAWGPPYDGDGTATYYLSVNRNKRSAALDLTDPDDLATARGLAHRADVIVQNFRPGTMERYGLGYADIAAANPGAVYCSITGFGSGSGADRPGYDLLVQAVGGLMSVTGAQPGEPVKVGVAVVDVITGLHATVGILAALRHRQATGAGQHVEVNLLSSLLSALVNQASGYVSAGVVPGILGNAHPSIVPYELLPTSDRPLAVAVGTDAQFTALCRVLGIPAVAEEPRYVSNANRVRHREALIATLSERTALRSADDLAAALRGVGVPSGPVNDLAGAFGLATELGLAPVVDIDGPDRSQPVRQVANPITLSGTPAGYHRPPPRLGEHTAEVLNWLAPAPSAPPTQDV, translated from the coding sequence ATGCCCGGGGCTCTTGACGGGGTGCTCGTCGCCGATTTCAGCAGGGTTCTCGCCGGCCCGTACGCCACCATGCTCCTGGCCGACCTCGGCGCCGACGTGGTGAAGGTGGAACGGCCCGGCGCGGGCGACGACACCCGGGCCTGGGGTCCGCCGTACGACGGCGACGGCACCGCCACCTACTACCTGTCCGTCAACCGCAACAAGCGGTCGGCGGCGCTGGACCTGACCGATCCGGACGACCTGGCCACCGCTCGGGGCCTGGCGCACCGGGCGGACGTGATCGTGCAGAACTTCCGCCCCGGCACGATGGAGCGCTACGGCCTGGGTTACGCCGACATCGCGGCCGCCAACCCGGGCGCCGTCTACTGCTCGATCACCGGCTTCGGCTCCGGCTCCGGCGCCGACCGGCCCGGATACGACCTGCTCGTCCAGGCCGTCGGCGGGCTGATGAGCGTCACCGGAGCCCAGCCCGGGGAGCCGGTCAAGGTCGGGGTGGCCGTGGTCGACGTGATCACCGGGCTGCACGCCACGGTCGGCATCCTGGCCGCGCTGCGTCACCGCCAGGCCACCGGCGCCGGCCAGCACGTCGAGGTCAACCTGCTCTCGTCGTTGCTGTCCGCGCTGGTCAACCAGGCATCCGGCTACGTCTCAGCCGGCGTGGTCCCGGGCATCCTGGGCAACGCGCACCCCAGCATCGTGCCGTACGAACTGCTGCCCACCTCCGACCGGCCGCTCGCGGTGGCGGTCGGCACCGACGCGCAGTTCACCGCGCTGTGCCGGGTGCTGGGCATCCCGGCCGTCGCCGAGGAGCCGCGCTACGTCAGCAACGCCAACCGGGTACGCCACCGCGAAGCGCTCATCGCCACGTTGTCCGAGCGGACGGCGCTGCGTTCCGCCGACGACCTGGCCGCGGCGCTCCGCGGCGTCGGGGTGCCGTCCGGGCCGGTGAACGACCTCGCCGGGGCCTTCGGCCTCGCCACGGAACTGGGACTGGCGCCGGTGGTGGACATCGACGGGCCGGACCGGTCGCAACCAGTCCGGCAGGTCGCCAACCCGATCACGCTGTCCGGTACGCCCGCCGGCTATCACCGGCCACCGCCCCGGCTCGGTGAGCACACCGCAGAGGTGCTCAACTGGCTCGCTCCTGCGCCAAGCGCCCCGCCCACCCAGGACGTGTGA
- a CDS encoding rhodanese-like domain-containing protein, protein MVARVDLSRLRALLGAGAQLVEVLPAVEYADQHLPGAVNIPLKTLNPDTTAALHRTRPVVVYCWDGL, encoded by the coding sequence ATGGTCGCCCGGGTCGATCTGTCGCGGCTGCGTGCGCTGCTCGGCGCGGGCGCTCAACTCGTCGAGGTGCTGCCCGCCGTCGAGTACGCCGACCAGCATCTGCCCGGGGCGGTCAACATCCCCCTCAAGACCCTCAATCCCGACACGACCGCTGCCCTCCATCGCACCCGCCCCGTGGTCGTCTACTGCTGGGACGGCCTTTGA
- a CDS encoding CBS domain-containing protein, whose amino-acid sequence MSPRAACRLEALGFTDVNDYAAGKVDWLAHNLPTEGAAANAPTAGSRLRHDVPTAAPDETLAAVRARVDASPYRFALVLASDRTLLGRLRHAALATAPGAAAHEVMEPVLSTLRPHLALAGVASDLRDHHLTYAIITDPEGHLLGTVHLQDLTGGAGHDGHAKPR is encoded by the coding sequence ATGAGCCCACGAGCCGCGTGCCGGCTCGAAGCCCTCGGGTTCACCGACGTCAACGACTACGCTGCGGGCAAGGTGGACTGGCTCGCGCACAACCTGCCCACCGAGGGGGCGGCGGCCAACGCACCTACCGCCGGTAGCCGCCTGCGCCACGACGTCCCCACCGCCGCGCCTGACGAGACGCTCGCCGCCGTCCGGGCCCGCGTCGACGCCTCCCCTTACCGGTTCGCTCTCGTTCTCGCCAGCGATCGCACCCTGCTCGGCCGGCTTCGGCACGCCGCCCTCGCCACCGCCCCCGGCGCCGCAGCCCACGAAGTGATGGAACCCGTTCTCTCGACACTGCGCCCCCACCTGGCCCTGGCTGGCGTCGCATCCGACCTCCGCGACCACCACCTGACCTACGCGATCATCACCGACCCGGAAGGGCACCTGCTGGGCACGGTTCACCTCCAGGACTTGACAGGCGGTGCCGGGCACGACGGTCACGCCAAGCCCAGGTGA
- a CDS encoding GNAT family N-acetyltransferase, whose protein sequence is MTVRVRRAVAADADAAGAVFLACWHRSYADLLPPRVRARYDEASAAALWRRVLAAAPDGVLVAEVTGQGVRAVTRFGVDPDDARRGHVFSLYVHPDAQGLGLGRTLLRAAAEELRAADHATATLWVFAANHAARAFYAAQGWTPDGGTRVEEAYGEPEVRLRRNLSEGDDSTRRRP, encoded by the coding sequence GTGACGGTGCGGGTCCGCCGGGCGGTAGCGGCCGACGCCGACGCCGCCGGTGCCGTCTTCCTGGCCTGCTGGCACCGGTCGTACGCCGACCTGCTGCCGCCGCGGGTGCGGGCCCGCTACGACGAGGCGAGCGCGGCGGCGCTGTGGCGACGCGTGCTCGCGGCCGCGCCGGACGGCGTGCTCGTCGCCGAGGTGACCGGGCAGGGAGTTCGGGCCGTCACCCGCTTCGGCGTGGACCCGGACGACGCGCGCCGCGGGCACGTGTTCAGCCTGTACGTGCACCCGGACGCCCAGGGTCTCGGTTTGGGTCGGACGCTGCTGCGCGCCGCAGCCGAGGAGTTACGGGCGGCGGACCACGCCACGGCGACGTTGTGGGTGTTCGCGGCAAACCATGCTGCTCGCGCCTTCTACGCGGCGCAGGGCTGGACGCCCGACGGTGGCACCCGGGTCGAGGAGGCGTACGGCGAGCCCGAGGTGCGGCTGCGACGGAACCTGTCCGAAGGCGACGACAGCACCCGCCGACGTCCGTAA